One Tachyglossus aculeatus isolate mTacAcu1 chromosome 18, mTacAcu1.pri, whole genome shotgun sequence DNA segment encodes these proteins:
- the CCDC17 gene encoding coiled-coil domain-containing protein 17, with the protein MGDPGPLRCQVCDMVFHSGPLLDAHARLLCIGRLTGEGLRPGPIEPEANGTEPEAEPWGRRSLEVPAPRTLTDEVRRLRLLLQEMGLGGPEPLVQGGGDPRGRESREQLRALEEDHARRLAEIQAQNRSLEQQRDAEINRHLADLAVKTPAPQELQAPGDHRQPPRGRGGEGSHQGRAQLDPPAEKERRQVGRRLFSASPGPLAAEIRALHLGYVQGGGRDPRVLTQMAELHTEATALERERKRSERKTSQCPGRAAGTAPRGLDEQLWAVEAENRRLEGEILKLKLHRGQRGTRRAPPLPPSLGPGDPYLACRAKEWPRAETPLPTHHILAPPDVLGPAPYDPAAGLVVFYDFLLGLEMPWLQVRLVSALARAGQELGRPTALPPSPCLALPQARGRPPGSCAILSAKQPVPRLRPCPALSLLMALEASGGFSPSGGELEGLKPRGWAKLRLFDPEQRALSGRWRVPLRALPADPSLTPEQLNGVPQAGRAELYLRVANARDAEVQSLAVVDPSNAPDYLFPPTVPHPVARASASLRPTGPVPTSLGPSVPLPAGFVDPPPAREFSPHRTPSLG; encoded by the exons ATGGGAGACCCTGGCCCGCTGCGGTGCCAGGTCTGCGACATGGTCTTCCACTCCGGGCCCCTGCTGGACGCCCACGCTCGGCTCCTCTGCATCGGGCGCCTGACGGGCGAGGGACTCCGGCCCGGCCCCATCGAG ccggAGGCCAACGGGACGGAGCCAGAAGCGGAGCCCTGGGGCAGGCGCAGCCTGGAAGTCCCGGCCCCCCGGACCCTCACGGACGAG GTGCGCAGGCTTCGACTGCTGCTGcaggagatggggctgggggggccgGAGCCCCTCGTCCAG GGCGGGGGTGACCCCAGGGGACGGGAGAGCCGGGAGCAGCTCCGGGCGCTGGAGGAGGATCATGCCCGGAGACTGGCAGAGATCCAGGCCCAAAACCGCAGCCTGGAGCAGCAGAGGGACG cagaGATCAACCGGCACCTGGCGGACCTGGCCGTGAAGACCCCCGCCCCGCAGGAGCTGCAGGCCCCGGGAGACCACAGGCAGCCGCCACGAGGCCGCGGAGGAGAAGGCTCTCACCAGGGAAG GGCTCAGCTCGACCCCCCGGCGGAGAAGGAAAGACGCCAAGTGGGACGGCGGCTCTTCTCCGCCAGCCCCGGGCCTCTGGCTGCCGAGATCCG GGCCCTCCACCTGGGCTACGTCCAGGGCGGCGGCCGGGACCCCAGGGTCCTGACGCAGATGGCCGAGCTGCACACGGAGGCCACGGCGCTGGAGCGTGAGAGGAAGCGGTCGGAGCGGAAGACCAGCCAGTGTCCAG GGCGGGCGGCTGGCACCGCCCCCCGGGGCCTGGATGAGCAGCTGTGGGCAGTGGAGGCGGAGAACcggaggctggagggggagattCTGAAGCTGAAGCTCCACCGGGGCCAGAGGGGAACACGGAGAG cccccccactgccaccctcccTGGGCCCCGGAGACCCCTACCTGGCCTGCAGGGCAAAG GAGTGGCCGCGGGCCGAgacccccctgcccacccaccacATCCTGGCCCCGCCGGACGTGCTGGGCCCGGCCCCCTACGACCCGGC GGCGGGCCTGGTGGTCTTCTACGATTTCCTGCTGGGCCTGGAGATGCCGTGGCTGCAGGTGCGGTTGGTGAGCGCCCTGGCCCGGGCCGGGCAGGAGCTGGGCAGGCCCACCGCGctaccccccagcccctgcctggccctgccccaggcccgGGGCCGCCCGCCGGGCAGCTGTGCCATCCTGTCCGCCAAGCAGCCGGTGCCCAG GCTGCGGCCCTGCCCGGCCCTGTCCCTGCTGATGGCCCTGGAGGCCTCGGGGGGCTTCTCCCCGAGTGGCGGGGAGCTGGAGGGACTGAAGCCCCGAGGCTGGGCCAAGCTGCGGCTCTTCGACCCGGAGCAGCGGGCGCTGAGCGGGCGCTGGCGGGTCCCTCTGCGGGCACTGCCAGCGGACCCCAGCCTCACCCCAGAGCAGCTCAACGGGGTCCCCCAG gctGGCCGGGCTGAGCTGTACCTGCGGGTGGCAAACGCGAGAGATGCAGAGGTGCAGTCGTTGGCAGTGGTGGACCCCTCCAATGCCCCCGACTACCTCTTCCCCCCGACG GTGCCCCATCCCGTCGCCCGGGCCAGCGCGTCGCTGCGGCCC